From bacterium BMS3Abin02, a single genomic window includes:
- a CDS encoding putative phosphomannomutase, whose amino-acid sequence MAMTTIKDPLDAAIAWIAGDPDPVTRKELQAVIDSGDFDDLADRMHGTLEFGTAGLRGIVGAGSNRMNRAVIIRATRGVADHVLAKNPGLVVVGRDARLSSPQFLEDTIAVLAAAGIPVRYFDAPVATPIVAYAARVLGAQAGIIITASHNPADYNGYKVYAPNAVQIVPPTDTEIAESIDRVGPAVEVPRHDDPFHAHGVGRISDDLLDRYLTDLEEVRGDAQAEQELRIVYTPMHGVGWRFFEEAMRRAGYRRVTPVPEQVEPDGRFPTTHFPNPEEPGALDLAIALAERTDADIILSNDPDADRLAVALPSDGTWIGLSGNQIGCLLADYVLEHWSEPDHRPMVIESIVSSPMLASIAQRHGAYFDQTLTGFKWIWNAALDLEAAGTGRFAFGYEEALGYSVGRAVRDKDGISAGVVFADLASACHAEGITVLDRLETLYRHHGLWVSTQKSIVRPGAEGIAEIDAAMALLEERVPDQLDGRTVLRATDFHVGADRRPRWLGATPLVALDLDGDARVLIRPSGTEPKLKIYIDLRAHLGPDDSVMDVEQDALETATRIAEAAAAFVGLT is encoded by the coding sequence ATGGCCATGACCACCATCAAGGATCCCCTCGATGCCGCCATCGCGTGGATCGCCGGTGACCCTGATCCGGTGACCCGCAAGGAACTTCAGGCGGTGATCGACTCCGGCGACTTCGACGACCTCGCCGATCGCATGCACGGCACTCTCGAATTCGGCACGGCCGGCCTGCGAGGCATCGTCGGCGCCGGCTCCAACCGGATGAACCGCGCCGTCATCATCCGGGCAACCCGTGGCGTCGCAGACCACGTCCTCGCCAAGAACCCGGGTCTGGTCGTCGTCGGCAGGGACGCTCGACTCTCCAGCCCACAGTTCCTCGAAGACACGATCGCCGTCCTGGCTGCAGCCGGGATCCCGGTGCGATACTTCGACGCCCCGGTCGCTACTCCGATCGTCGCATACGCCGCGCGAGTGCTCGGCGCTCAAGCCGGGATCATCATCACCGCCAGCCACAACCCGGCCGACTACAACGGCTACAAGGTGTACGCACCCAACGCCGTGCAGATCGTGCCGCCGACCGACACGGAGATCGCCGAATCGATCGACCGGGTCGGGCCTGCCGTCGAGGTGCCCCGTCACGACGACCCGTTCCACGCGCACGGCGTCGGGCGCATTTCAGACGATCTCCTCGATCGTTACCTGACAGATCTCGAGGAGGTTCGTGGTGACGCACAGGCGGAACAGGAACTGCGCATCGTCTACACGCCGATGCACGGTGTGGGCTGGCGCTTCTTCGAAGAGGCGATGCGCCGAGCCGGCTATCGCCGCGTCACCCCGGTCCCCGAACAGGTCGAACCCGACGGGCGCTTTCCCACTACACATTTCCCCAACCCGGAGGAACCCGGCGCTCTCGATCTCGCGATCGCCCTGGCGGAACGCACCGACGCGGACATCATCCTCTCCAACGATCCGGACGCCGATCGTCTCGCCGTCGCGCTTCCCTCCGACGGAACCTGGATCGGCCTCTCCGGCAATCAGATCGGCTGCCTGTTGGCCGACTACGTACTCGAGCACTGGTCCGAACCGGATCATCGCCCAATGGTGATCGAGAGCATCGTGTCCTCACCGATGCTCGCCTCAATTGCACAACGCCACGGTGCCTATTTCGATCAGACGCTCACCGGCTTCAAGTGGATCTGGAACGCTGCACTCGACCTCGAAGCGGCGGGCACCGGCCGCTTTGCCTTCGGATATGAGGAGGCACTCGGATACTCGGTGGGGCGCGCCGTACGGGACAAGGACGGCATCAGCGCAGGCGTCGTGTTCGCGGATCTGGCCTCGGCCTGTCATGCAGAGGGCATCACGGTGCTCGACCGGCTGGAGACCCTCTATCGTCACCATGGCTTGTGGGTGAGCACACAGAAGAGCATCGTGCGCCCGGGAGCGGAAGGCATCGCCGAAATCGATGCGGCGATGGCGCTCCTCGAAGAGCGGGTCCCCGATCAGCTCGACGGCCGAACAGTGCTCCGAGCAACGGACTTCCACGTCGGAGCCGACCGCAGGCCCCGCTGGCTGGGAGCGACCCCTCTCGTCGCTCTCGACCTCGACGGCGACGCCAGAGTGCTGATCCGGCCGAGTGGAACGGAGCCGAAGCTGAAGATCTACATCGATCTCCGCGCACACCTTGGTCCAGACGACTCGGTGATGGACGTGGAGCAGGACGCCCTGGAGACCGCAACTCGGATCGCCGAGGCCGCGGCGGCATTCGTCGGACTCACGTGA